The proteins below come from a single Rosa rugosa chromosome 2, drRosRugo1.1, whole genome shotgun sequence genomic window:
- the LOC133728614 gene encoding mediator of RNA polymerase II transcription subunit 15a-like codes for MDANYWSPSQGGEQSMYVDDWRSQLLPDLRQVFLNKIMDTLKRHLPFSGPEGLLELQKIAARFEEKVYTAATSQLDYERKISLKMLTMETKSQNTRGSSIQFNSASNSKRLPDPVLMNTSNNGWPPQGGGPSMDTSDWSQLPSDAQYGWQQGAPQQQRQQTSNSQHYYIYSQQFMYQQQLQQQLLLQSHIQLQQEQQQIPLQKIQLQSSQQSASVMQPSVEPLHLSVQPSEQLPPDARHRIVNKITNVLKRNPSCGQMGLPELERIAATLEEKIYAVASSQADYLRKVSLKMLTMETQITAPPSNDSLESLFASLDLQD; via the exons ATGGATGCCAACTATTGGAGCCCTTCTCAAGGAGGAGAACAGTCTATGTATGTAGATGATTGGAGGAGCCAATTGCTGCCAGATTTGCGGCAAGTGTTTCTTAATAAGAT AATGGATACATTGAAGAGGCATCTGCCTTTCTCTGGTCCAGAGGGATTACTTGAACTCCAGAAAATTGCTGCAAGGTTTGAGGAAAAGGTTTATACTGCTGCCACAAGTCAG TTGGATTATGAACGAAAAATTTCTCTGAAGATGCTCACAATGGAGACCAAGTCGCAGAACACAAGGGGCAGCTCTATACAATTCAACTCAGCCAGCAATAGCAAGAGACTCCCCGATCCTG TTTTAATGAATACCAGTAACAATGGGTGGCCTCCTCAAGGTGGAGGACCATCTATGGACACATCAGATTGGAGTCAATTGCCGTCAGATGCACAATATGGATGGCAACAGGGAGCTCCCCAACAGCAACGGCAGCAAACCTCAAATTCTCAGCATTACTATATTTACTCGCAGCAGTTTATGTACCAGCAACAGTTACAACAACAACTCCTCCTTCAAAGTCATATTCAACTGCAACAAGAGCAGCAGCAGATTCCACTACAAAAAATTCAGTTGCAATCTTCTCAGCAATCAGCATCTGTTATGCAACCTTCGGTGGAGCCATTGCATCTCTCTGTGCAACCTTCTGAGCAATTGCCGCCAGATGCGCGACATAGAATTGTCAACAAAAT AACTAATGTGTTAAAGAGGAATCCGTCCTGTGGTCAAATGGGATTACCAGAACTCGAGAGAATCGCAGCAACACTTGAGGAGAAGATATATGCCGTTGCCTCAAGCCAG GCGGATTATCTGCGTAAAGTAAGTCTGAAGATGCTCACCATGGAGACGCAAATCACAGCTCCCCCATCCAATGACAGTTTGGAATCATTATTTGCTTCCCTGGATTTGCAGGACTAG